The following proteins are co-located in the Leucoraja erinacea ecotype New England chromosome 27, Leri_hhj_1, whole genome shotgun sequence genome:
- the LOC129710017 gene encoding LOW QUALITY PROTEIN: AH receptor-interacting protein-like (The sequence of the model RefSeq protein was modified relative to this genomic sequence to represent the inferred CDS: deleted 2 bases in 1 codon): MADMDGVVKRIIHGPGPGGRQRFTPGTKATFHYKTLRCDPERTVIDDSRTNGKPMELIIGKKFKLPVWETVVSSMCEGEVAEFTCDTRHVLVYPMVSKSLRNIAVGRDPLEGQRHCCGIGQLHDHHSLGHDDLDQLHANPQPLIFIIDMLKVEEAGTYEQDPWAMTDDEKFAACPHIDEEGNRLFHEGRVVEAAVKYHDAIACLKNLCRERPGDEHWMSLDAKITPLLLNYCCVCKMLSGEFYEVIEHCTAILSKSLSEDNVKAYYKRGKALGAVWNEAEARRDLSRAALLDPSLAPLVTRELKVIEARMREKEQEEKGRYRGLFQ, encoded by the exons ATGGCGGACATGGACGGGGTGGTCAAACGCATCATCCACGGCCCCGGCCCCGGCGGGCGGCAGCGCTTCACCCCCGGCACCAAG gCCACGTTCCACTACAAGACCCTTCGCTGCGACCCCGAGCGGACGGTGATCGACGACAGCCGGACAAATGGCAAACCCATGGAGTTGATCATCGGCAAGAAGTTCAAACTGCCTGTGTGGGAGACAGTGGTCAGCTCCATGTGTGAGGGAGAGGTGGCCGAGTTCACCTGTGATACACGG CATGTGTTAGTCTACCCGATGGTGTCCAAAAGTTTGAGGAACATTGCCGTGGGCCGAGACCCTCTGGAGGGACAACGTCACTGTTGTGGGATCGGCCAATTACACGACCATCACTCACTGGGTCACGATGACCTGGACCAGCTGCACGCAAATCCCCAGCCCCTCATATTCATCATCGACATGCTGAAG GTAGAGGAGGCGGGGACGTATGAGCAGGACCCGTGGGCGATGACGGACGATGAGAAGTTCGCGGCCTGTCCCCACATCGACGAGGAGGGGAACCGTCTGTTCCACGAGGGGCGAGTGGTGGAGGCAGCGGTCAAATATCACGATGCCATCGCCTGCCTGAAGAACCTGTGCAGA GAGCGTCCCGGTGATGAGCACTGGATGTCCCTCGATGCCAAGATCACCCCCCTGCTCCTCAACTactgc tgtgtgtgtaagatgctGAGCGGAGAATTCTACGAGGTGATCGAGCATTGTACGGCCATTCTCAGCAAGTCCCTCTCTGAGG acaACGTCAAGGCGTACTACAAGCGAGGGAAGGCGCTGGGAGCCGTGTGGAACGAGGCGGAGGCGCGTAGGGATTTGTCGAGGGCCGCACTCCTCGACCCCTCGCTCGCCCCCCTGGTCACTCGCGAGCTGAAGGTGATCGAGGCGAGGATGAGGGAGAAGGagcaggaggagaaggggaggtatcGAGGGCTTTTCCAGTGA